The sequence CGAAGTGACAAAGTCGGATTTGGCGTAGCCCGGAGCGAGAGTTGCGGAGCAAGCTCGAAGCGCAGCGACCCGCCGTAGTTAGGCGCAGGCCATTTTATTGATCATACTTTTCAACAAACTCTGACCATAATAAGCGAATTTCTTTATATTTAAATTGAATTTTCAAACTAGATACAAAAGGGTGATCAACGCCATCACAATATACTCTCGCTTCAATATATAAATCACGCTCACGCGTAGGATTTATGTATAAAGTCCCTATAGCTTCTAAATCCCGTTTAGCATGTAATATTCCTACTTCCATGTGTGCAGTAATTTTATTACTTCTTCTTTCAATAGTAAAATAATCTTCACCTTTACCAGTCATAACTGTCTCAAGAGCCATAAACTGACTTTGTGATGGCTCCCGTGGTTTTTCGCCGTCATGTTTAATTTCAATATCGGTGTCCAAAAAGATAAGATCTAGTTTGATATTCTTAGCTTCTATATCCCCTTTATTAATTAACTGGAATTTTAAAGGAGCATATCCGTTAAAAAAGCGTATATATTCAAATACCTCGCGATAATAGTTACGATTTTCATACTTCGGTAAATACGAAAACGAGTCTTTTGCCTCTTCATAATTAGGAATATTATCACTTATCGAGTATATTTTAGAACGGCATTTAACATCTTTTCCAAGGCTTTCCCCAGTTTCTAAATCATTAAAATTAATATCTATTTCTGGATATTTTCTTATTCCGGAAATCGGAACCCCCATTAGGCTTATCTCTTCTAAATTCGCTTCACTAGTTGAAGAGCCACGTCGAATATAGACGACATTCTTTTTTAGTTTTCCATAATCCTTTTTAAGATATATAGGCCTTTTTTGAACCGGAATTTTTATTATTCCGAAAGTTGCATTATCATATGTAAAAGTACTATATGAAAAATTACATATCTGATTTGTTTTAGAATTTACAAATTGCTGAAGAGTTGCGTCATCAATGTGTTCAGAGATCCCCGAGAGCTCATTTGGCTTTTCTGCTTTTTCTGCGATACCGAGAATAATATGCCCATCGACCTTTCTCCAAGAATTACTCATCGATATGATATCTTTCAATAATTCAGATTTATCTTCATCACTTGCTTTCGAGAAATTATACTGTTCTCTTTTAAAATCTAGAGAATCACTTTCTGATTGATATAGAAAGCGAACAAATTCTTCTTCATTCATAAGTCAAAGTCATTCTTTTTAAAAAGGTAGATGTAATTTAATGTCAATGGTCAAATTTGATGGCTTGCGCCTAACGAAAGAGGCTGGCCGAAGTCGCCGAGCCCGAAGGGACGGGCGTGAGGTTTGCTACTACCCTACTTTAAATTGCAAACCGAATGACCGAGGCGATTTGCCGAAGGCCGAGCGAGGGTTGCGAAGCAAGCCCGAAGCGAAGTGGCCAAGCCGTAGTTATGCGATCGTGCCAACCATATGCTAATTGTTAGAATCATATTTCTCTTTGGCAGAAAACACTTCATTCTTAAAAATAGAATACCAGTCCAAGAACGAGTTAAGATACTTTTTCAATTTTTTCATATCTGCACCTGCATGAGGCTTCAATAACCTAAAATCCAGCGTCGTCTGAATATTCTTTAGCTTTATAGTTTTACTTTTTCCAATACCAGAAAAGTTCTTAAAATGCAAATTTTCGAACTTATTAAATTCTAATATCAAAGTAATTAAGCTATTATTCAATTCATCATTAATAAAATACTGTTGATTGTCATGTTCAACCTGCATCCTCCAACGAAGAAAATATGAAGTTAATATAGTTGTTTCATAGAAATTTACCAAACCTTTGGCCTCATATTTTAATATTTCTTCCATTCCTCGGATTATATATAAAGCTCGGTGATAATCATATTCATAAACTAAAGTTCGTATTTGAAGCGAAGAAAGGTATTTCGCATCCAATTTGTTAATTGCTATTTCTCTAGCGACCGTGAATATTCTAGATTGGACTTGTTTTAATAACTCTCGATCATTCTTGTAATAAAAGTATGATACGTAATTTGCATTAATTTCCTTCTCGAAAAAGGTTTTTAACAAGCTTTCCGAGTTGGTAGTCTTTTTAATATATACATGTTTAGGAATGTCGGCTTCTATAGCCAGCTCCCATTCTTCATGTGTTCCCGATTTGCCCGTATCGGTGAGCGTACCGTAAGATTTATCAAATATAAAAATAATGAAATCAGCTTCTAGAATATCTTGCCTATATGTAGCAGGAACAGACGAAGGTGTTAAATTATTTTCATACCTCATCACATCAGCACCAGTAGATTCAAGAATTTCCGCTACTTTATCTCTAATATTTATCAAAGATAATACAGAGCTTAAAAATATTCGAGGCCGAAAATACATTTTTAATTACTACCTTTGTTGGCATGTCGCATAACGACCAAGCCTTGCCGACGTTGGCGAGCTGAGCGGAGCGAAGACAGGCACGAGAATTGCTATGCAATTCGAGTGACTGAGCCAATGTGCCGAAGGCCAAGCAAGAGTCGCGAAGCGAGCTCGAAGCGCAGCGGCAGAGGCTAAAGTTAAGCGATGTCCCGCTCAACCACGTTGCACCCTAAACAAATGCGCTATTAAAGAAAGATCCGATAAAATCGGATTGCCAACAACAATACGAGTCGCTCCCCTTTTGCGAGATTAGTTAGCCTATAACCATGAACTACAAGTCCGACGCTGGATTTCGAGATGCAAAAACCTGCGATGGCACCAGCTTAAATGGGGAGCGCAGTCAGAATAAAGTCTGCGATGACTTATAAAATAAAATTTTATTATTTCCGAGCTTCAAAACAAAAAACAAATCTTTGCGGGATTTCGCTTAACGACCG comes from Leptospira johnsonii and encodes:
- a CDS encoding AlbA family DNA-binding domain-containing protein, translating into MNEEEFVRFLYQSESDSLDFKREQYNFSKASDEDKSELLKDIISMSNSWRKVDGHIILGIAEKAEKPNELSGISEHIDDATLQQFVNSKTNQICNFSYSTFTYDNATFGIIKIPVQKRPIYLKKDYGKLKKNVVYIRRGSSTSEANLEEISLMGVPISGIRKYPEIDINFNDLETGESLGKDVKCRSKIYSISDNIPNYEEAKDSFSYLPKYENRNYYREVFEYIRFFNGYAPLKFQLINKGDIEAKNIKLDLIFLDTDIEIKHDGEKPREPSQSQFMALETVMTGKGEDYFTIERRSNKITAHMEVGILHAKRDLEAIGTLYINPTRERDLYIEARVYCDGVDHPFVSSLKIQFKYKEIRLLWSEFVEKYDQ
- a CDS encoding DUF4062 domain-containing protein, giving the protein MYFRPRIFLSSVLSLINIRDKVAEILESTGADVMRYENNLTPSSVPATYRQDILEADFIIFIFDKSYGTLTDTGKSGTHEEWELAIEADIPKHVYIKKTTNSESLLKTFFEKEINANYVSYFYYKNDRELLKQVQSRIFTVAREIAINKLDAKYLSSLQIRTLVYEYDYHRALYIIRGMEEILKYEAKGLVNFYETTILTSYFLRWRMQVEHDNQQYFINDELNNSLITLILEFNKFENLHFKNFSGIGKSKTIKLKNIQTTLDFRLLKPHAGADMKKLKKYLNSFLDWYSIFKNEVFSAKEKYDSNN